A window of Auraticoccus monumenti contains these coding sequences:
- a CDS encoding Maf family protein, producing MAVSDGLRPVSRLVLASQSPARLATLRSAGVHPEVLVSGVDEDGVVADSPAALAARLAELKATAVLERLGDWPDDAVLVGCDSVLEIDRVAYGKPGDADVARERWRSMRGRSGVLHTGHHVLAGTSARSATASTTVHFADLGDAEIDAYVATGEPLQVAGAFTLDGLGGAFVTGIEGDPHNVVGISVPLLRELLADLGLSWTSLWSLRP from the coding sequence GTGGCGGTGAGCGACGGGCTCCGGCCGGTCAGCCGGCTGGTGCTGGCCTCGCAGTCCCCGGCCCGGCTGGCCACCCTGCGCTCGGCCGGCGTCCACCCCGAGGTCCTGGTGTCCGGCGTCGACGAGGACGGGGTCGTGGCCGACTCCCCCGCCGCCCTGGCCGCGCGGCTGGCCGAGCTCAAGGCGACCGCGGTGCTGGAGCGTCTCGGCGACTGGCCCGACGACGCGGTGCTCGTGGGCTGCGACTCGGTGCTGGAGATCGACCGCGTCGCGTACGGCAAGCCCGGTGACGCCGACGTCGCCCGTGAGCGGTGGCGCTCGATGCGGGGACGCAGCGGGGTGCTGCACACCGGTCACCACGTGCTCGCCGGGACGTCCGCCCGGTCGGCTACCGCCAGCACCACCGTCCACTTCGCCGACCTGGGTGACGCCGAGATCGACGCCTACGTGGCCACCGGCGAACCGCTCCAGGTGGCCGGCGCCTTCACCCTGGACGGCCTCGGCGGCGCCTTCGTCACCGGCATCGAGGGCGACCCGCACAACGTCGTCGGCATCTCGGTCCCGCTGCTCCGCGAGCTCCTGGCCGACCTGGGCCTGTCCTGGACCAGCCTCTGGTCCCTGCGCCCCTGA
- a CDS encoding acyl-CoA carboxylase subunit epsilon encodes MTDTPVLQVVSGDPTPEELAAIVVVLGSRTAPAPDEPAPSSTGWSAHWRRVRRPPLPGPGAWQASAWR; translated from the coding sequence ATGACCGACACCCCGGTCCTGCAGGTCGTCTCCGGCGACCCCACCCCGGAGGAGCTGGCCGCCATCGTGGTCGTCCTGGGCTCCCGGACCGCTCCGGCGCCCGACGAACCGGCCCCGTCCAGCACGGGCTGGAGCGCCCACTGGCGCCGGGTGCGACGTCCCCCGCTGCCCGGGCCGGGCGCCTGGCAGGCCTCGGCGTGGCGGTGA
- a CDS encoding Gfo/Idh/MocA family protein translates to MSTLRFVVVGPGFRAGAFLRAAEALPELSCVGVVVRRPRDVGLPTFGSLAECLDQTRPDLVVTATPWSVTREVVVEAVQRGVPVLAETPPAPDVAAMRALWAEVGGSGLVQVAEQYLLLPSHAARLAVVRSGAIGTPTQVQISSTQYYHAVSLVRGLLGAGRVPATVAAHRFEAPLVHPVDRQGWTGDLEPRPTASVVATLDLGKGRSGVYDFVDGQTRNPLRHRRTLVRGTSGELAEDEVVRVTAAETVATSRLERRQTGHDLDLHGYDTDTITFDGEVVYRNPFFGRRWNDDEIAVAALLLQARAWVRGEGPEPYPLADGCYDHHVGLAIDEAAASGQRVRVEGEPWVDG, encoded by the coding sequence GTGAGCACGCTGCGGTTCGTGGTGGTGGGTCCCGGCTTCCGCGCCGGGGCCTTCCTCCGGGCCGCCGAGGCGCTGCCGGAGCTGTCCTGCGTCGGGGTGGTCGTCCGGCGGCCTCGTGACGTCGGACTGCCCACCTTCGGCTCGCTGGCCGAGTGCCTGGACCAGACCCGTCCCGACCTCGTGGTCACCGCCACCCCGTGGTCGGTGACCCGCGAGGTCGTGGTCGAGGCGGTGCAGCGGGGGGTGCCGGTGCTGGCCGAGACCCCGCCGGCCCCGGACGTGGCGGCGATGCGGGCGCTGTGGGCCGAGGTCGGCGGCAGCGGGCTGGTGCAGGTGGCCGAGCAGTACCTGCTGCTGCCCTCGCACGCGGCACGGCTGGCGGTGGTGCGTTCGGGAGCGATCGGGACACCGACGCAGGTGCAGATCTCCTCCACGCAGTACTACCACGCCGTCTCGCTGGTCCGCGGGCTGCTGGGAGCCGGACGGGTGCCGGCGACGGTGGCCGCCCACCGGTTCGAGGCGCCGCTGGTGCACCCGGTCGACCGCCAGGGCTGGACCGGCGACCTCGAGCCCCGGCCCACCGCCTCGGTGGTGGCCACCCTGGACCTCGGGAAGGGCCGCAGCGGTGTGTACGACTTCGTCGACGGGCAGACCCGCAACCCGCTGCGGCACCGCCGCACCCTGGTCCGCGGCACCTCCGGCGAGCTGGCCGAGGACGAGGTCGTGCGCGTCACGGCGGCCGAGACCGTGGCGACGTCCCGGCTGGAGCGCCGCCAGACCGGGCACGACCTCGACCTGCACGGCTACGACACCGACACCATCACCTTCGACGGCGAGGTGGTCTACCGCAACCCCTTCTTCGGCCGGAGGTGGAACGACGACGAGATCGCCGTGGCCGCCCTGCTGCTGCAGGCCCGGGCCTGGGTGCGAGGGGAGGGCCCCGAGCCGTACCCGCTGGCCGACGGCTGCTACGACCACCACGTCGGCCTGGCCATCGACGAGGCCGCCGCCTCCGGGCAGCGGGTCCGGGTGGAGGGCGAGCCGTGGGTCGACGGCTGA
- a CDS encoding acyl-CoA carboxylase subunit beta, with product MTADIHTTAGKLADLEERIAQAVHAGSAAAVEKQHAKGKMTARERVELLLDEDSFVELDEFARHRSTAFGLDQRRPYGDGVVTGLGTVDGRPVAVFSQDVTIFGGSLGEVYGEKICKVIDFAMKTGCPLIGMNEGGGARIQEGVVSLGLYAEIFRRNVHASGVIPQISLIMGAAAGGHVYSPALTDFVVMVDQTSQMFITGPDVIKTVTGEVVTMEELGGGRTHNTKSGNAHYLASDEADAIAYVRELISYLPQNNLENPPALDTPNDLAVHDVDRELDTLIPDSPNQPYDMHEVITRVLDDGEFTEVQALFAPNIIVGFGRIDGHSVGVVANQPMHFAGCLDIDASEKAARFVRFCDAFNIPVLTLVDVPGFLPGTDQEWNGIIRRGAKLLYAYAEATVPLITLITRKAYGGAYDVMGSKHLGADINMAWPTAQIAVMGAQGAVNILHRRELADHPDPDTRRAELITEYDDELANPYIAAERGYVDQVIAPHETRREITRLLRMLRTKRETLPPKKHGNIPL from the coding sequence ATGACTGCTGACATCCACACCACCGCCGGGAAGCTGGCCGACCTGGAGGAACGGATCGCACAGGCCGTGCACGCCGGCTCGGCGGCAGCGGTGGAGAAGCAGCACGCGAAGGGCAAGATGACCGCCCGCGAGCGGGTCGAGCTGCTGCTCGACGAGGACTCCTTCGTGGAGCTGGACGAGTTCGCCCGGCACCGCTCCACCGCGTTCGGGCTGGACCAGCGCCGCCCCTACGGCGACGGCGTGGTGACCGGTCTGGGCACCGTGGACGGACGTCCGGTGGCCGTGTTCAGCCAGGACGTGACGATCTTCGGTGGCAGCCTCGGCGAGGTCTACGGGGAGAAGATCTGCAAGGTGATCGACTTCGCGATGAAGACCGGCTGCCCGCTGATCGGCATGAACGAGGGCGGCGGCGCGCGGATCCAGGAGGGTGTGGTCTCCCTCGGGCTCTACGCCGAGATCTTCCGCCGCAACGTGCACGCCTCCGGGGTCATCCCCCAGATCTCGCTGATCATGGGCGCGGCCGCCGGCGGGCACGTCTACTCCCCCGCGCTGACCGACTTCGTGGTCATGGTCGACCAGACCTCCCAGATGTTCATCACCGGCCCGGACGTGATCAAGACCGTCACCGGCGAGGTGGTCACGATGGAGGAGCTGGGCGGCGGACGGACCCACAACACCAAGTCCGGCAACGCCCACTACCTGGCCAGCGACGAGGCCGACGCCATCGCCTACGTGCGCGAGCTGATCTCCTACCTGCCGCAGAACAACCTGGAGAACCCGCCCGCCCTCGACACCCCCAACGACCTGGCGGTGCACGACGTGGACCGGGAGCTGGACACCCTCATCCCGGACTCCCCGAACCAGCCCTACGACATGCACGAGGTGATCACCCGTGTCCTCGACGACGGCGAGTTCACCGAGGTGCAGGCGCTGTTCGCGCCCAACATCATCGTCGGCTTCGGCCGGATCGACGGCCACAGCGTCGGGGTGGTCGCCAACCAGCCGATGCACTTCGCCGGCTGCCTGGACATCGACGCCTCGGAGAAGGCGGCCCGCTTCGTCCGCTTCTGCGACGCCTTCAACATCCCGGTGCTGACCCTGGTCGACGTGCCCGGCTTCCTCCCCGGCACCGACCAGGAGTGGAACGGCATCATCCGCCGTGGCGCCAAGCTGCTCTACGCCTACGCCGAGGCGACCGTCCCGCTGATCACGCTGATCACCCGCAAGGCCTACGGCGGCGCCTACGACGTGATGGGGTCCAAGCACCTCGGCGCCGACATCAACATGGCCTGGCCGACCGCGCAGATCGCGGTGATGGGGGCCCAGGGAGCGGTCAACATCCTCCACCGCCGCGAGCTGGCCGACCACCCCGACCCCGACACCCGGCGCGCTGAGCTGATCACCGAGTACGACGACGAGCTGGCCAACCCCTACATCGCGGCCGAGCGCGGCTACGTCGACCAGGTGATCGCCCCGCACGAGACCCGCCGCGAGATCACCCGGCTGCTTCGGATGCTGCGCACCAAGCGCGAGACCCTGCCGCCGAAGAAGCACGGCAACATCCCCCTGTGA